A region of the Plasmodium vinckei vinckei genome assembly, chromosome: PVVCY_11 genome:
ttgtggttatttaatatatagtaGATTTTGCAAGAGCATTTCTATCTATTTGAATTATCATCTTTTTAATCCTTTTATTAGATGAAAGACATATTTCAATAATGGctataaatttgttataAGTTATGTACTTATGAATCGTTGTGTCTAACTAATAATTTGGTTTCATTctgaatattttatttttttttattataaaaatttgtggagtttttttttgtgattAATATATCCAtgttgtattattttctatgtATGTGTGTTCCTCGCCTTTTATTTGatgattattataatttacaatttattataaattattttttaatgttgttatagataattttgtttatatgcatacacatatatatatcgtACTATTTGGTGtatggaaatatattatagctACCTTGataatgattttttttatcatttaaaattataaaatctAAGAAATTGCACAATATTAATTACACTGGGGATTAACACAAATTTTTCCTACTCtgttttcatcatttttccAGGTATTAagttttaataaatctTCAATCCAACTAGTATTAAGAACATCGTTATTTTCTGTTAGAAGAAAAGAGAgcaaatgatatattattatacattaGCATATCGttataacaattttagTTTTCTATGTTTGTTATTACTCATTATTTTGTAGTGTAATGGAATTcctgaaaaaaaaggttAAATACGAGtagaattaaataataaaactgtTATAGTTGACATACAAACGAATATGTAAACATAAAATGAAGATAAAATTGTGTAATTATGttaaatgcatatttaCTTATTGAACAATCGGGTCCagcaaaataattttctttaaattttttgcatACACATATAATAGATGAATAGGGAGAATTATTTGCATTCTTGATATAACAATCGGATccatttttacaatatgTCAATATGGCGTCCTCATTTGTTACTAGAGAGCATAGTGTATAATTGCAGGATATATCTAAAAGGtgttattaatttatgtataatatgtGTGGGGTatatacttaaaaaatgatattgtgtattttaaaaaattgttaatttACTATTAAGTTGTAAAAGGAATgagaaaaacataaaaataataatccgATTATTCATTgctttgaaaataaaagaaaagcGGATGATAAaagatttatatatttgttggtatttaatttgttcttattttttttaaactgtAAAATGGTATCatgcattttatttacacatcttttaattataaaattgttttttttttttggaaaaaagaatatttttttaattagtaaataaaaaatgtgtatcatataattaaaggagacaaaacatatatgcatatccctatttaaaaaaaatgtataatttttagtTTCGTTCTAAAAGGtgctataaaaattttccaAAATAAGAAAGTCAATTcttagtaaatatatttcttaataTTTTGGGTATTAGCAGTAATGAATTTGATAGGAATATCccttaataatatttaaaaatgaactAATAAATGtggttattttttcattttttgtttgttcatattttctttttattaaatcgGTAAAAGgattttgaataaaaaatattatatacataagtgtatatattaatgtCTAATTCGTTGAATTGAAATCGAAAAAGATGAgaaaacataatatattatgtacattattgaaaaaataaagtatttaatatgtacaattaaaaaaatatcattaaatagttgaaaaaaaataaaataataggTGAAGAGTATTCTTGTATATGGTTTAGTTCCTAATGTTATTATGTGTGCCCATATAATACTTATTTGAATGGGCATGTTGAAAAGTTTGAGGTATTTTAATGAAGTTTAACACAATGGAAACAAATATCATTATgactttaattttttatcattttatttattttctcgGTTAACCTTTTCATTAGTTAAGTCAAATtgcttttctttttttattaaacatatttgctacttacaaaaaaatgataaaaaattaataacttATTGAGGGAAAATATGGCTAATTTTGGTAATATTATGTTCGCCTAAAAAAATAGGGTATTTGCCATGGTACCTAAAggagtaaaaaataaagagatatatgaaatatatgaaagTATAGGGttgcatatatttgtgtggtgttattttatatggaCATACCAATGGAAGTAAGGATAGAATCATTTAGTAATGTCTCTACACAATTTTGTATTCTCTTTTTTGCATCTATTTTTCcaatattttctaaaaGAATTTCTTCACgtgtttttttcatttcattacttaaatttttgttatataagcttgttaattttttaatactcTCTAAAGTTTCAtcagtattttttttttgttcatcAAAGTCAAGTAGCTTTAAAGGGTTAACCCAAACATCTTtatgtaaatttaaaagcatatttttttctaattcattttttctataattaataactattgaataataatttctATTCAATCCATGAACTAAAGCAGTTAATGTTGGTTTTGTTAGATATCCAATGTTTGATGTTGTTTGTCTAGGTTCTTGGCCTAACATAAGTATATGAGGATTAATTAATCGAAAGCAATCAATAACAACTTTTCCTTTAACTGATTGTATTGGATCAACAACAACACCAATTGTTCTTGGATTTAATTGTTCAAAACTTTTTTGGGTATTAACATCAGTTCCGGATAGCCAACATCCAAAACCAGGGTGAGAATGGTACCATCCAACAACCATTTCATGCCTtcctgttttttttaattcttctaACATATTAGTTTGATATACTGGATCAACAGCTTCAACACTTACACTATTACCTGACTGAGGCATAGCAAATACATCCACAATCCTAATGGTATATTCATCAACAATTTCACCAAGCATCAATCCCATAACTTCCATAGGAACTCCGgcctaaaaaaaataattaaaaacatatatcattataatattttaga
Encoded here:
- a CDS encoding 26S proteasome regulatory subunit RPN11, putative — encoded protein: MAGIPSSLRELFYSFSDGNGMSNEPLADTSEQVYISPLALLKILKHGRAGVPMEVMGLMLGEIVDEYTIRIVDVFAMPQSGNSVSVEAVDPVYQTNMLEELKKTGRHEMVVGWYHSHPGFGCWLSGTDVNTQKSFEQLNPRTIGVVVDPIQSVKGKVVIDCFRLINPHILMLGQEPRQTTSNIGYLTKPTLTALVHGLNRNYYSIVINYRKNELEKNMLLNLHKDVWVNPLKLLDFDEQKKNTDETLESIKKLTSLYNKNLSNEMKKTREEILLENIGKIDAKKRIQNCVETLLNDSILTSIGTMANTLFF